Proteins encoded within one genomic window of Acidithiobacillus sp. AMEEHan:
- a CDS encoding cytochrome d ubiquinol oxidase subunit II, protein MLFDIGRIADTLTTWWWLLLSLIFLFYIGLDGADLGAGIFALFSRDEEERGAIMASMAGMWDGNETWLVVAGGVLFGAFPLVYGSAFNYLMIPLMLALWGVISRAVAFEFHVHATGSKRLWGRAFAFGSFLAPFGAGLALGATLQGFPMKVGPAMAAHAPGLFVNSPVPHYSGNALTFLTPFSFFTGIGAVIAAGLAGGLYLCARFEPGDEINVKAQKWTTLFSYIALAAIVVVVIWSYAIFPWAAAKWTGPHWWIWALWLAVVLFAAFKSMMAHSMQRDFIALLWGEGVVALLWFAMWATMFPYIVPNTWTIAQAANPADSIAVFTLFMTGFVPIMILYNWYQIWVFRGRYTKKASYLAH, encoded by the coding sequence ATGTTGTTTGATATTGGCAGAATCGCTGACACACTCACCACTTGGTGGTGGTTGTTATTAAGCCTGATTTTCCTTTTCTACATCGGCCTGGATGGCGCAGATTTGGGTGCCGGGATTTTTGCTCTGTTTTCTCGTGATGAGGAAGAGCGTGGTGCCATCATGGCGTCCATGGCCGGGATGTGGGACGGTAACGAAACTTGGCTGGTGGTAGCAGGTGGCGTACTTTTTGGGGCCTTTCCCCTGGTGTATGGCTCGGCATTCAATTATCTCATGATCCCGCTCATGCTTGCTTTATGGGGAGTCATCTCTCGTGCCGTGGCATTCGAGTTTCATGTCCACGCGACGGGTAGTAAGAGATTGTGGGGCAGAGCCTTCGCCTTCGGAAGTTTTCTTGCCCCATTTGGTGCGGGTTTGGCCCTGGGTGCAACCTTGCAGGGATTTCCCATGAAGGTAGGCCCGGCTATGGCCGCACACGCGCCTGGGTTGTTTGTCAATTCACCCGTGCCGCATTATAGCGGGAATGCATTGACCTTCTTGACGCCCTTCTCCTTCTTTACCGGTATTGGTGCAGTCATCGCCGCCGGACTTGCAGGTGGCCTCTATCTGTGTGCCCGCTTTGAGCCGGGAGATGAAATCAATGTCAAGGCGCAAAAGTGGACCACCTTATTTTCCTATATTGCCTTAGCCGCGATTGTCGTGGTGGTAATTTGGTCGTATGCCATTTTCCCTTGGGCGGCAGCAAAATGGACCGGCCCCCACTGGTGGATATGGGCCCTTTGGTTGGCGGTGGTGCTCTTTGCTGCCTTCAAATCGATGATGGCACATTCGATGCAGAGAGATTTTATCGCGTTGCTTTGGGGAGAAGGGGTGGTGGCACTACTCTGGTTTGCCATGTGGGCAACCATGTTTCCCTACATCGTCCCGAACACCTGGACCATCGCGCAGGCTGCTAACCCGGCAGACTCTATCGCGGTGTTTACCTTGTTCATGACGGGGTTTGTACCCATCATGATTCTCTATAACTGGTACCAGATCTGGGTATTCCGTGGTCGGTATACCAAGAAAGCAAGTTATCTGGCGCATTAG
- a CDS encoding cytochrome ubiquinol oxidase subunit I: MLMENTLPILLSRLDFAWITSMHILWTPLTIGVSWILFGLEVAWLRSGDERWYRLERFFEKIFIVNFGAGVATGVTMEMAFGILYGPFSQAAGPFFGNILGFETITAFMYEAGFIGLMVFGWNKIGKGMHLFSTFNVALASSLSAYWILVANSWMQTPDGVVLKNGIFQVTNWWHAIFNANARWGFPHMWVATMVLGFFVLAAVSSWYILKNRHADLFLKMLKPAVLALLIVTPVQIWLGDSLGVDVAHSEPTSLAAMEGHYHTYLPDGKVNTGWHLIAIPNAKNDGNVFAITIPHVLSLLETHTLNGKVTGMDAFPAKDRPDVWVPFYAFRIMVAIGFFLFFMALWGTALIMRGKFTVSGLRQRPWFLRLMVFSGFLPYLAIWTGWWTREVGRQPWVVYGLMRTYEGTSHMGIGQEVIWFLGYITFELSVWAGAWYFFSKIIRKGPDLHSPLPGAHEEGEAPEAGGGLVTPHFAKPVLRQEP, translated from the coding sequence ATGCTAATGGAAAATACTTTGCCGATCCTATTGAGTCGGCTGGACTTTGCCTGGATTACATCCATGCATATCCTATGGACGCCGCTAACCATCGGCGTCTCTTGGATTCTTTTTGGGCTGGAGGTCGCTTGGTTGCGCTCTGGCGACGAGCGATGGTATCGCCTGGAGCGGTTCTTCGAAAAAATCTTCATTGTCAATTTTGGCGCTGGTGTCGCAACGGGGGTAACCATGGAGATGGCCTTCGGCATTCTCTACGGTCCGTTCTCACAGGCCGCAGGTCCGTTCTTTGGCAACATCTTGGGCTTTGAAACCATTACTGCCTTCATGTACGAGGCCGGCTTCATTGGTCTCATGGTCTTTGGGTGGAACAAGATCGGCAAGGGAATGCACCTGTTTTCCACGTTCAATGTGGCGCTCGCCTCGAGCCTATCGGCGTATTGGATCCTAGTCGCCAATTCCTGGATGCAAACTCCAGATGGGGTCGTACTGAAGAACGGCATTTTTCAGGTCACCAATTGGTGGCATGCCATATTCAATGCCAATGCCCGCTGGGGATTTCCACACATGTGGGTGGCGACCATGGTGTTGGGCTTCTTCGTGCTGGCTGCTGTAAGTTCTTGGTATATCCTGAAAAACCGTCATGCCGACTTGTTCCTCAAGATGCTCAAGCCGGCGGTATTGGCATTGCTGATCGTAACTCCGGTGCAAATCTGGCTGGGCGATAGCTTGGGAGTGGATGTAGCGCATTCCGAGCCTACTTCTCTGGCGGCTATGGAAGGTCATTACCATACCTACTTACCCGATGGAAAAGTGAACACTGGATGGCATTTGATCGCCATACCAAATGCAAAGAATGACGGCAATGTCTTTGCCATCACCATTCCTCATGTATTGAGCCTATTAGAGACCCACACCCTGAACGGTAAAGTGACAGGTATGGACGCCTTCCCGGCTAAAGATCGTCCTGACGTATGGGTACCGTTCTATGCCTTCCGGATCATGGTCGCCATTGGCTTCTTTCTCTTCTTCATGGCGCTGTGGGGCACTGCTCTGATAATGCGCGGTAAGTTTACGGTGTCCGGATTGCGGCAACGGCCTTGGTTTTTGCGATTGATGGTGTTCAGTGGGTTTCTCCCTTATCTCGCGATCTGGACCGGCTGGTGGACACGCGAAGTGGGCCGGCAACCTTGGGTGGTGTATGGACTCATGCGCACCTATGAAGGCACCAGTCACATGGGAATTGGGCAAGAAGTGATTTGGTTCCTGGGGTATATCACCTTCGAACTGAGTGTCTGGGCGGGCGCCTGGTATTTCTTTAGCAAGATTATCCGCAAGGGTCCGGATCTTCATAGCCCATTACCCGGTGCGCACGAAGAAGGGGAAGCCCCAGAAGCGGGCGGTGGTTTGGTCACTCCCCACTTTGCCAAGCCAGTATTGCGGCAAGAACCGTGA
- a CDS encoding Crp/Fnr family transcriptional regulator — protein MADQVMNLGLSPCGSCPIHRWSIFAGLSTGDLQQLPMPVYDLQATRGTVLSHEGQPAATAFVVRSGVVKLEKTGPRETHLVQLLRSGDIWGFEGLDQSYYQHTATILENAHICSLEVTALHQWCEQEPRVRQAIRMRLQQAHQETENHLLLVLSASAELRVAGFLTRWCRDFPDGQKISLPLHREELASHLGMSTAHLSRIMAKFKRQHLIREQHGWIQVDYQRLRNLLFPEAEASDSDLG, from the coding sequence ATGGCCGACCAAGTGATGAACCTGGGGCTTTCTCCCTGCGGTAGCTGCCCAATTCATCGGTGGAGTATTTTCGCAGGACTATCGACGGGAGATTTACAGCAGTTACCGATGCCCGTCTATGATCTGCAGGCGACCCGCGGCACAGTGCTGAGCCACGAGGGGCAGCCCGCCGCCACGGCTTTTGTCGTTCGCAGTGGTGTCGTCAAGCTGGAGAAAACCGGCCCACGGGAGACGCATCTCGTACAGCTTTTGCGCAGTGGCGATATCTGGGGCTTTGAGGGACTGGATCAGTCGTATTACCAGCACACGGCGACGATTCTGGAAAATGCACATATCTGTTCTTTAGAGGTAACTGCCCTGCACCAGTGGTGCGAGCAAGAACCACGCGTCCGGCAAGCAATTCGCATGCGGCTCCAGCAGGCACACCAGGAAACAGAGAATCATCTCCTCTTGGTGCTTTCCGCAAGCGCGGAACTCCGTGTGGCAGGTTTCCTGACGCGTTGGTGTCGGGACTTTCCCGATGGACAGAAAATTTCCCTGCCACTCCACCGGGAGGAATTGGCCAGCCACCTGGGCATGTCGACCGCCCACCTCAGCCGAATCATGGCAAAATTTAAGCGGCAACACTTGATTCGTGAGCAGCATGGCTGGATCCAAGTCGATTACCAACGGCTGCGAAACCTCCTTTTTCCAGAGGCTGAAGCAAGTGATAGCGACCTGGGTTGA
- a CDS encoding 2OG-Fe dioxygenase family protein produces MKEFVDAPLSVPTNSNADLRNRFARQGWYALTAEQLSTLLHLETSRCAPLVAIWDDLPLDAYLRDGGRYRRRRHSSFIQTLGPKPVAEGLLPVPHRAHWQPTTYNALHGGIERWFAPLSVPLTQAAAWKPLLLGLGEFFASIRPAAQWFIEAHQFRITTDGGVGRPTPEGAHRDGVDFIAIIVLQRQKIHGGETRVFTQTGTELSRLTLSEPCSVLLLDDTQVIHETSPIEPSINNELGWRDTLVLTYRAEGFLDPEDR; encoded by the coding sequence ATGAAAGAGTTTGTTGATGCACCTCTATCTGTACCGACGAACTCCAATGCAGACCTGCGAAATCGATTCGCTCGACAGGGGTGGTATGCCCTCACTGCGGAGCAGCTGTCGACGCTTCTCCACTTGGAAACGAGCCGGTGTGCACCGCTAGTGGCTATTTGGGATGATCTTCCCTTGGATGCATATCTTCGGGATGGCGGACGGTATCGACGGCGGCGCCATAGTAGTTTCATTCAGACGCTGGGCCCGAAACCCGTCGCGGAGGGCTTACTCCCCGTACCTCATCGAGCCCATTGGCAACCAACGACGTATAACGCCTTGCACGGCGGTATAGAGCGCTGGTTTGCGCCACTCTCTGTGCCGCTGACGCAGGCAGCGGCATGGAAACCGCTATTGCTGGGCTTGGGAGAATTTTTTGCTTCCATCCGTCCCGCTGCACAATGGTTCATTGAGGCACACCAATTTCGCATCACCACGGACGGAGGTGTCGGTCGGCCAACACCGGAAGGCGCGCATCGAGATGGGGTGGATTTCATCGCAATCATCGTGTTGCAACGGCAGAAGATCCATGGCGGCGAGACCCGCGTCTTTACCCAGACGGGTACAGAGTTGAGTCGCCTCACCCTGTCCGAACCTTGCAGCGTGCTTCTCTTGGATGACACCCAAGTGATCCACGAGACCTCTCCGATAGAGCCCAGCATAAACAACGAACTGGGCTGGCGGGATACCTTGGTGCTGACGTATCGGGCAGAGGGTTTCCTGGATCCGGAGGATCGATAG
- a CDS encoding PadR family transcriptional regulator, which produces MLDQGMLRYVVLRRIAEQPRHGYDLIKLLEEQSGGTYSPSPGMMYPMLSMLEDQGILSVTLEGNKRLYHLTEQGQKFLAQNQALAAAIEERLSNLGKDAGEQTRVRLRALQDAVHERISLPGKSPEWMLQVQEILAKALEEIQALDR; this is translated from the coding sequence ATGCTCGATCAAGGGATGTTGCGCTATGTCGTACTGCGGCGGATTGCCGAGCAGCCACGACACGGTTATGACCTGATCAAGCTGCTAGAGGAGCAGTCTGGCGGCACATACAGTCCTAGCCCCGGCATGATGTATCCCATGCTCTCCATGCTGGAGGATCAGGGAATCCTATCGGTCACCCTGGAAGGGAATAAGCGTTTGTACCACTTGACGGAGCAAGGGCAAAAATTCCTGGCCCAAAACCAGGCGCTGGCCGCCGCCATTGAAGAACGGCTAAGCAACTTGGGAAAGGACGCTGGAGAGCAAACCCGAGTGCGTCTGCGCGCATTGCAGGACGCAGTGCATGAACGCATTTCACTACCCGGGAAGTCCCCGGAGTGGATGCTGCAGGTACAAGAAATCTTGGCAAAGGCCCTGGAAGAAATCCAGGCATTGGATCGGTAG
- a CDS encoding DUF2202 domain-containing protein, with protein MNSIVMGRGTGRGMGQGRGRGRRGIKVGTGLTRDPESLDRRPNSAQRKAHVADIRANIARGPRDSLTASEKEGLLLMREEEKIARDVYLRLFERWGIRPFGNIIGSEQAHMDGMLALLDHYGLEDPVQGLGVGSFHSSTLQRLYNDLLAQGLRSEEEAIRVGLLIEELDIADLQQASKQTDKEAIRMVYRELERGSRNHLRAFYRWKEKMGIVYHPQHLSPDEFLRTSLSAHEECDSEHIAVS; from the coding sequence ATGAATTCGATTGTGATGGGTAGAGGAACCGGACGAGGGATGGGCCAGGGAAGGGGGCGAGGAAGAAGAGGGATAAAAGTGGGTACCGGACTAACTCGTGACCCTGAAAGTTTGGATAGACGTCCGAACTCGGCACAACGGAAAGCGCACGTAGCCGATATTCGAGCAAATATTGCGCGGGGCCCACGGGACAGCCTTACCGCCAGCGAGAAAGAAGGCTTATTACTCATGCGAGAGGAAGAGAAAATTGCCCGCGATGTCTATCTGCGTCTTTTTGAGCGCTGGGGCATTCGTCCCTTTGGTAATATCATTGGTTCAGAACAAGCACACATGGATGGTATGCTAGCTCTGCTGGACCATTATGGCTTAGAAGATCCCGTGCAAGGACTGGGTGTGGGTTCATTTCACAGCTCGACACTGCAAAGGCTCTACAATGACCTGTTGGCCCAGGGCCTGCGTAGTGAAGAAGAAGCGATTCGCGTGGGCTTGCTGATCGAGGAACTAGACATTGCCGACCTGCAGCAGGCCAGCAAGCAAACCGACAAAGAGGCGATCCGCATGGTGTATCGTGAGCTAGAACGTGGCTCACGCAACCATCTTCGTGCATTTTATCGCTGGAAGGAAAAAATGGGGATCGTCTACCATCCACAACATTTGTCACCAGACGAATTTCTGCGCACGTCCCTGTCTGCCCACGAAGAATGTGATTCGGAACACATTGCAGTTTCATAG
- a CDS encoding group II truncated hemoglobin, whose protein sequence is MSVNLEPSQSPYQLLGGEAALRKLVNCFYDLMDSDAQWHTPLRVMHPEDLSESKEKLFLFLSGWLGGPDLYVQKFGHPRLRARHASFPVNNQARDQWMECMLEAMKRQAIAPEVHEHLQTALQRTADAMRNC, encoded by the coding sequence ATGAGCGTGAATCTTGAACCAAGCCAGTCGCCATATCAGTTGTTGGGTGGGGAAGCGGCACTGCGCAAGCTGGTAAATTGCTTTTATGATCTAATGGACAGTGACGCGCAGTGGCATACCCCACTGCGCGTAATGCATCCTGAAGACCTCTCAGAGTCGAAAGAAAAACTATTCTTGTTTCTCTCCGGGTGGCTTGGTGGGCCAGACTTGTACGTACAAAAGTTCGGTCATCCTCGTCTACGTGCTCGCCATGCGAGCTTTCCCGTAAATAACCAAGCTCGAGACCAATGGATGGAATGCATGCTTGAGGCCATGAAGAGGCAAGCAATAGCGCCTGAAGTTCATGAGCACCTGCAGACAGCCTTGCAACGAACGGCAGATGCCATGCGTAACTGTTGA
- a CDS encoding Crp/Fnr family transcriptional regulator — protein sequence MDNWYSHFPALQQISDPVALQALQQVERLSLSHGTVVFEEGSPCSRYLFVLSGSVRVQQCSPQGREIVLYRVGPGETCILTTACLLSHHRYPAMGLAETPVQAITLAADAFQQAIAASASFRDFVFQAYGQRLSEMLLVMEEVAFTRLDVRLARRLLSLSGDQGHLTITHQELALELGSAREVISRLLKDFETRGWLHRRTGLVQILDRQALERLAADVW from the coding sequence GTGGACAATTGGTATTCTCATTTTCCAGCGCTACAGCAGATTTCCGATCCTGTGGCTTTGCAGGCACTGCAGCAGGTCGAACGCCTGTCGCTGTCACATGGTACCGTAGTGTTCGAGGAAGGCAGTCCTTGCAGCCGTTATCTATTCGTTCTGTCCGGCTCGGTTCGGGTACAGCAGTGCTCGCCCCAGGGAAGAGAGATTGTGCTCTACCGAGTGGGGCCGGGAGAAACGTGCATACTGACCACCGCTTGTTTGCTTAGTCATCACCGCTACCCGGCCATGGGCCTTGCCGAAACCCCTGTACAGGCCATTACTCTAGCTGCGGATGCTTTCCAACAAGCCATTGCTGCCTCGGCATCGTTTCGTGACTTCGTGTTTCAGGCCTATGGACAACGTCTCAGCGAGATGCTCCTGGTGATGGAAGAAGTGGCATTCACCCGCCTAGATGTGCGCCTAGCGCGCCGGCTTCTCAGCTTGAGCGGTGACCAGGGACATTTGACGATTACTCACCAGGAACTTGCCCTCGAGCTCGGTTCGGCGCGGGAGGTGATCAGCCGCTTGTTAAAGGATTTTGAGACGCGGGGATGGCTGCATCGCCGTACCGGCTTGGTGCAAATTCTGGATCGCCAAGCACTGGAACGTCTGGCGGCGGATGTTTGGTGA
- a CDS encoding DUF2892 domain-containing protein produces MVDRGIRVLVGVGLLILVFVGPQTPWGWVGVVPLLTGLVGWCPLYSLLGLRTCPLRK; encoded by the coding sequence ATGGTTGATCGGGGTATCCGGGTTTTGGTTGGAGTGGGTTTGTTGATACTGGTCTTTGTGGGTCCGCAAACCCCTTGGGGGTGGGTCGGCGTGGTACCCCTGCTGACGGGCCTGGTGGGCTGGTGTCCACTTTACTCTCTCCTGGGGTTGCGCACCTGTCCACTGCGCAAATAA